The sequence below is a genomic window from bacterium.
CGCAGCCGGCCGGGTCCGGTGGAGGGCGTGCGGCTGGTGGCGGGGGACCGCCGCCGGGCACAGGATCTGGCCGCCCTGGGGGAGCAGGAATGGGACGCGGTGGTGGACACCTGCGCCTATCGACCGGCCGACCTCGAGGCGCCCCTGGAGGTCCTGGGCGGACGCTGCGACTGCTGGCTGCTCGTCTCGACCATCAGCGTCTATGCTCCGCCCTATCCGGTCCATCCGGACGAGACGGCCCCCCTGTTGCCGCCGGTCGATCCGCTGGCCGAGCTGGCGCCCCATTACGGGGCGCTCAAGGCCATGTGCGAGGATCTGGTGGCCGACGAGCTGGGGGAGCGCGCCCTCATCGTCCGCCCGGGCCTGATCGTCGGCCCGGAGGATCCCAGCGAGCGCTTCACCTGGTGGGTGCGCGAGCTGGCCGCCTGCGGGGCCGAGGGGCGGGATCCGGCCTGGCCCGACGCGGCGCGCCAGCCCTGCCAGCTGATCGACGGGCGCGACCTGGCCGGCTTCTGCGCCCATCTCCTGGCCGAGGGGGCGAGCGGCGCCGTGCATGCGGCCGGTCCGGACCCGGCGCCCCGGCTGGTGGATGTCCTGGCGGCCATGGCCCGGCAAGTGGCCCCCGCCTGCCGGCCGCGCCCGCTGCCGGAGGAGGCTTGGCGGGAGGCCGGCCTGCGGCCCTGGGCCGATCTCCCCCTCTGGCTGCCCGAGTCCGAGTACGAATCCTTCAACCTGGATCTGGGCGCCGCCACCGGCGCCGGGCTGCGCCTGCGCCCCCTGGAGGAGACGGTGCGCGACACTCTGGCCTGGCTGCGTGAACACGCCCCGCAGGGCCGCGGCCCCGGCCTGGCCGAGCTGACGGCCCGGGTGGAGGCGCATGGCAGGGGCTGAGCACCGGAGCGGCCCGCCCGGCCGGCGGCGGCGCATCGCCCTCACGGGCGGCATCGGCGCCGGCAAGAGCCTGCTCGCCTCCTGGCTGCGGCAGGCGGGCTGCCTCGTGCTCGACGCCGACGAGCTGGGCCGCCGGGCGGTGGAGGAGGAGCCCGCCCTGCGCGAGGGGCTGGCCGCGGCGTTCGGCCGGGACCTGATCGACCAGGCGGGCCGCCTGGACCGGCGGGAGCTGGGGCGGCGCGCCTTCGCCACGCCCGATGCCCTGGAGCGGCTCAACGCCCTGGTCTTTCCTTACCTTGAGCGTCGCCTGCGGGAAGGACTCCAGCACGCCGCGGACCTGGTCTTCGTGGACGCGGCCCTCATCTACGAATGGGGCATCGACCCTCTCTTCGACGAGATCTGGGTGGTGCGGGCGAGCGACGAGGCGCGGCTGGCCCGGGCCGCCGCCCGCCTGGGGGAAGGGGCGGCCGCGCTGAGGCGGCGTCTGGAGCGGCAGCTTCCCCAGGAGGAAAAGGTCCGCCGCGCCGACCGCGTGCTGGACAACGACACCGCCCCGGAGGATCTCTGGGTGCGGGCGGACCGCCTGCTGGAACAGCTGGGACTGCCGCGCCTGCCGCCCGCCAGCCGGCCCGGCGGGAACAAGGACCAAGGGAAAGGCCCGGCATGCCCCACCTCGCACGCCTCCTGAGCGGACCGGCCTGCCGCCTGCTGGCGCTGCTTCTGCTGCTGGCCGCGCCACGTGTGCTGCCGGCCCAGGGCTTCGGCCAGAACAAGGTCCAGTACGCCAGCAAGACCTGGTCCTACATCCAGAGCGAGCACTTCGACGTCTACTACTACGAGGGCGGCTACGAGCAGGCCGCCTTCACCGCCCACACGGCGGACAGCGCCTATGCCGTCCTCACCCGCGACTACAACTGGGAGCTGCCCCAGGGCGAGCGCATCGTCATCATCACCTACCAGAGCCACAACGACTTCTCCAACACCAACCTCACGCCGGGCGTCGTCCCCGAGAGCGTGGGCGGCTTCACCGAGTTCTACAAGAACCGCGTGGTCGTGCCCTTCCAGGGATCGTGGGAGGCCTACCGCCACGTCATCCACCACGAGCTGAACCACGCCTTCCAGCTCTCCATGTTCTACGGCGAGCGCATCATCGCCGGCTTCATCCGCTTCCCGCTCCCCCTCTGGTTCGCCGAGGGGACCAGCGAGTACACCAGCCGCTCGGGCTGGGACCGCGAGGCCAACATGTTCATGGCCGACGCCGTCGTCTCGGGCTACCTGCCGGACATCCCCTACCTGGGCGGCTTCCTGGCCTACAAGGGTGGCCAGAGCGTCTTCTGCTACCTGGAGGACGAGTTCGGCCGCGAGCGCTTCTCCGAGCTGATGCACAAGGTGCGCAGCCTGCGCAGCATCGAGCGCGGGATGGAGGGCACCCTGGGCTTCGGCGTGGAGGAGCTGTCCCGCCAATGGAAAAACTACCTGCGGCGCATGTACTGGCCGGAGATCCAGGAGCGGCGGCGGGCGGGGGAATTCGCCGACCGCGTCACCGACCATGTCGCCCTGGGCAACTTCGTCAACAACAGCCCGGCGATCAGCCCCTCCGGCGACCGCATGGTCTTCCTCAGCGACCGCACCGGCTACTTCGACCTCTACCTGGCCCACATCACCCAGCCCGACAAGGCGCGGCGCCTGCTGCACGGGCAGCAGTCCGGCCAGTTCGAGGAGCTGCACTGGCTGCGGCCGGGCATCGCCTGGGCGCCGGACGGCGAACGCATCGCCTTCGCCTCCAAGGCGGGAGCGGAGGACGTGCTCTTCCTGCTCGACGCCCGCGACGGCCGGGTGCGCCAGCG
It includes:
- a CDS encoding epimerase, coding for MRVLILGGGVFLGRALARAFLARGWETVCLTRGRSRPGPVEGVRLVAGDRRRAQDLAALGEQEWDAVVDTCAYRPADLEAPLEVLGGRCDCWLLVSTISVYAPPYPVHPDETAPLLPPVDPLAELAPHYGALKAMCEDLVADELGERALIVRPGLIVGPEDPSERFTWWVRELAACGAEGRDPAWPDAARQPCQLIDGRDLAGFCAHLLAEGASGAVHAAGPDPAPRLVDVLAAMARQVAPACRPRPLPEEAWREAGLRPWADLPLWLPESEYESFNLDLGAATGAGLRLRPLEETVRDTLAWLREHAPQGRGPGLAELTARVEAHGRG
- the coaE gene encoding dephospho-CoA kinase (Dephospho-CoA kinase (CoaE) performs the final step in coenzyme A biosynthesis.) gives rise to the protein MAGAEHRSGPPGRRRRIALTGGIGAGKSLLASWLRQAGCLVLDADELGRRAVEEEPALREGLAAAFGRDLIDQAGRLDRRELGRRAFATPDALERLNALVFPYLERRLREGLQHAADLVFVDAALIYEWGIDPLFDEIWVVRASDEARLARAAARLGEGAAALRRRLERQLPQEEKVRRADRVLDNDTAPEDLWVRADRLLEQLGLPRLPPASRPGGNKDQGKGPACPTSHAS